Sequence from the Microbacterium sp. AZCO genome:
GACGTCGGGGCCGGCGCGCTTCAGCTCGAGGTCGAGCGCCGCACCACGAGCTCGGGCGGGAAGACGGTCTGCCGAGGGATGCTGTCGGGGTCGGCGGCCTCCTCGAGGACGATCCGCAGCGCCGTGCGCCCGATCATTCGGCTCGGCTGCCGGATCGACGAGAGCGGCACGGCGGCCGCGCCGGCGAAGGCGATGTCGTCGAACCCGATGATCGCGATCTCGTCGGGCACCAGCATCCGCCCGTCGACGACGAGGGACTGCAGCAGTCCGAGCGCGAGCAGGTCGTTGGCGGCGAAGAGGGCGTCCGGCCACTCTCGGCGGGGGCGCTGCAGCAGCCGGGCGCCGGCCTCGACGCCGTCGGCGACCGTCATGGCGGCCGTGTGGATGACCTCGAGGTCGACGCGCGCGTCGGCGTTCTCGGCAGCCGCGCGGGCGCCGGCGAGCCGATCGCTCACCTGCCGGATGTCGAAGGGGCCCCCGATGAAGGCGATGCGCCGTCGCCCGCCCTCGATGAGGTGCTCGACGGCCATGCGTCCGCCGACGACGCTGTCCACCGAGACCGACGAGAACTTGCCGTCGCCGCTGAACCTGTCCACGAGCACGGCGGCGATGCCCCGCGCGCGGAGGCGCTGCAGTCGCGTCGTGACGTCGCCGTACGGCGCGATGAGAAGTCCCCGCACCTGCTGCTCCTCGAACAGGTCGAGATACATGCGCTCTCGGGAATGATCCTCGTCGGTGTTTCCGTAGAGGATCGCGATGTTGTGCCGGGATGCCTCGTCCTCGGCCCCGCGGACGACGTCGTTGTAGAAGGGGTTCTGCCCGTCGAGCACGACGAAGCCGACCGTGGTGCTGACGCCCGCGCGGAGTTTGCGGGCGGCGTCGTTGCGGATGTAGCCCAGCTCCTCGATCGCGCGGTTGACGCGGAGGGCGGACTCGGCCGACACCTCGTCGGGACGATTGAGCACGTTCGACACGGTGCCCACCGACACACCCGCACGCTGCGCGACATCGCGAATGCTCGCCGGCACGGAACCTCCTCTTCGAGTCACGATTCGGTCACTGTCGGCGGATGACTTGACCGCAGTGAACGTCCTCCATAGAGTATGCCTGAACCTGACCTGAATCGATTCATGATCTTTTCACCTCAACGAGGAGGAGCGGCGCCGTGACAGATGGCACAACCTCGCCGGAACCGGCACTCGAGCTGCGACGCGTCGTCAAGTCCTTCGGACCCGTCGTGGCTCTCCGCTCGGGCACGCTGACGCTGCGGCCCGGATCCATCCACGCCCTGATCGGCGAGAACGGCGCCGGCAAGTCCACGCTCGTCAAGATCGTCGCCGGGCTCTACCGCCGGGATGCGGGCGAGTTCCTGCTGCACGGCGAGCCCGTCGACTTCACCTCGACCGCGCAGTCGAAGGCCGCGGGAATCGCCGTCATCTACCAGGAGCCGACGCTCTTCCCCGACCTGTCGGTGACGGAGAACATCTTCATGGGCCGTCAGCCCACGAACCGCCTCGGCCGCATCGACCGCAAGGCGATGCGCGTCGAGACGCAGCAGATCTTCCAGCGCCTGGGCGTGTCGATCGATCCCGACCGCGTGACGGAGGGCCTCTCGATCGCCGACCAGCAGATCATCGAGATCGCGAAGGCCATCTCGCTCGACGCGACGGTGCTCATCATGGACGAGCCCACCGCCGCCCTCTCGGGTGTCGAGGTCGAGCGGCTCTTCGCCGTCGCGCGGAGCCTGCGCGACGAAGGCCGTGCGCTGCTGTTCATCTCGCACCGGTTCGACGAGGTCTTCGCCCTGTGCGACACCGTCACCGTCATGCGCGACGGCGCCTACGTCGGCACGACGCCGATCGCCGAGACGACGGTCGACGAGCTCGTCCGCCAGATGGTGGGTCGCGACGTGACCGAGCTCTTCCCGAAGCTGCCCTCGAAGGCCGGCGACGTCGTGCTCGAGGTGGAGGACCTGACCCGCACGGGGGTCTTCCGCGACATCTCGTTCACGCTGCGGGCGGGCGAGATCGTCGGGCTCGCGGGCCTCGTGGGCGCCGGTCGCAGCGAGGTCGCGCGGGCGGTCTTCGGAGTGGATGCCTACGACTCGGGCCGCGTCCGCCTTCACGGCAAGCCCCTCGCGAAGGGTGATCCGCGGGTCGCGACGGCTCGCGGGCTCGCGCTCGTGCCCGAGGACCGCCGCAAGCAGGGTCTCGTCCTCGACGAGGGCGTCACCCGCAACATCACGCTCGCGATCCGCTCGAAGCTCTCGAAGTGGGGCCTCATCTGGGGCGGCCTGGAGAACCGGGCCGCCGAGGTGTGGGCGAGCCGCCTCGAGGTGAAGACCGCCGCACTCGACGCGGAGGCCGGCACCCTGTCGGGCGGCAATCAGCAGAAGGTCGTGCTCGGCAAGTGGCTCTCGACCGAGCCCACCGTGCTCATCGTCGACGAGCCGACGCGCGGCATCGACGTCGGAACGAAGGCCGAGGTGCACCGCCTGCTGAGCCAGCTCGCGCAGGAGGGACTCGCGATCCTCATGATCTCGTCGGAGCTGCCCGAGGTGCTCGGCATGGCCGACCGCGTCCTGGTGATGCGCGAGGGCCGGCTCACCGGCGAGTTCACCCGAGAAGAGGCGACGCCCGAGACCGTCATGTTCGCCGCCACCGCCGACGAGGAGGTCGCCCGATGACCGCGGTCGCCACTCCGCCCACCGCTCCCGCCGCTGGCACGAGCGCAGCATCCCGCATCGTCAAGCACATCGCCACGGCTCGCGAGACCGGCATCGTCATCGCGCTGCTGCTCGTCATCCTCTTCGCGACGCTGCGCAACCCAGCGTTCCTCTTCTCGAGCGACGGCTTCCGCGACCTGCTGCTGACCCCGTCGCTTCTGCTGCTCGTCGCAGTCGGCCAGGCGATCGTCATCATCACGCGCAACGTCGACCTCTCGGTGGGCTCGATCGTCGGCCTCACGGCCTACCTGACGGGCCGGCTCTTCATCGACGTGCAGGGGATCCCGGTGATCGCCGTCTTCGCGGCGGGCATCGTCTTCGGCGGGATCCTCGGTGTCATCAACGGCGCGCTGGTCGCGTTCGCCCGGGTGCCCGCCCTCGTCATCACGCTCGGCACGATGTACATCTACCGCGGCATCAACGTCGCGTGGACCGGCAGCAACCGCATCAACGCGTCGGACCTCCCCGCCGACTTCCGCGGGCTCGGGACGGGGCAGATCCTGTTCATCCCGATCCTCACGATCATCGCCGTCGTCGTCCTGGTGGTCGCCGCCTGGTACCTGCGCAACCTGCGCAGCGGTCGCGAGCTCTACGCGATCGGCTCCGACCCCGCCGCGGCTCACCTCTACGGCCTCAACGTCACCCGCCGCGTGATCGCCGCGTTCGTCGTCTCGGGCGCCCTGTCGGGCCTCGCCGGCGTGCTGTTCGCCGCCCGCTACGGCACGGTGAGCTCGGGCGCGGGCCTCGGCTGGGAGCTGCAGGCGATCGGCGCCGCGGTCATCGGCGGTGTCGCGATCTCGGGCGGCGTCGGCACGGTCTGGGGCGCGGCGATCGGCGCCTACCTGCTGCTCACGATCAACCGGGCCCTGCCGATCCTCGGCATCGACGACTTCTGGCAGCGCGCCGTGGTCGGCGTGCTGATCCTCGGCGCCATCGTCCTCGACCGCGTGCTCGCGGTCCGCCAGCATCGACGTCTCATCGCACAGAGGGAGCAGGCACGATGACCGCCGCCGCCACGACCACCGCCGTGCCCGCGCGCACCTACAAGGCCTACGGCCGTCCGGCCTGGCGACGCTTCCTCCTGACGCGCGAGATGGCGATCATCGCTCTCCTGGTCCTCGTCGTCGTCGTCTCGCTCGCCGTCGTGCCGCACTTCGACAGCCCGCTGACGGTGACGTACCTGCTGCGGGACATCGCGCCCATCCTCCTCATCGCCCTGCCGATGACGCTCATCATCATCACGGAGGAGATCGATCTGTCGGTCGCGAGCATCGTCGGGCTCAGCTCGGTGATGACGGGGCTCCTCACGCACGGCGGCTGGCCGTTCCCGCTCGCGGCGCTCGCGGCGATCGTCGTCGGCCTCATCGCCGGCGTGTTCAACGGATTCCTCGTCACGGTCGTCGGCCTCCCGTCCCTCGCCGTCACGATCGGCACGCTCGCCCTCTACCGAGGGATCGCGGTGGGCCTCCTCGGCACGACGGCGATCACCGACTTCCCGCAGGACTGGACCGAGCTCGCCAAGGCCAACATCCCGGGCACCCCCGTCCCGGCGATCATGATCCCCTTCGTGATCCTCGCGATCATCTTCGCCGTGCTGCTGCACTTCACGCCGTTCGGGCGCACCCTCTACGCGATCGGCCTCAACAAGGAGGCGGCGGCGTTCTCGGGCATCGACGTGGGGCGCACGAAGTTCGTCCTCTTCACCCTGTCCGGCACGGTCGCGGGCTTCGCGGGCGTCTACTTCACGCTCCTCTACTCCAACGCCCGCGGCGACAACGCGACGGGCATGGAGCTGCAGGTCATCGCCGCGGTCCTCCTCGGCGGCGTGTCGATCTTCGGCGGCCGCGGTGCGCTGCACGGCGTCATCGCGGGCGTGCTGCTCATCGGCGTCCTCGGCAGCTCGCTGCGACTGGCGGGCATCACGAGCGACATCATCAACGTCATCACGGGAGTGCTGCTCATCCTCTCCGTGGTGTCGGCAAGCCTCCTCGCCTGGCTGCAGAAGCGACGCTCTGCGGCCATCGGCAGGAAGAAGGGCCAGGCCGGGGTCTCCTCCCCGTCCGAACGGGCCACCCGGTAACCACCCACAGCGAAGACCTCGCACCAAGGAAGGAAACAATGATGTTCGAATTCACGCGCTCCCGGCGCGCGGGGGTCATCGCGGCTCTCGCCGTCGGTGTGACCCTGCTCGCGGCCGGATGCTCGGGCACGAGCGGCGGCGGAGACTCGACCGGCGGCAGCGGCGGCGACGCCAACCTGTCGATCACGATGCTGCCCAAGAACCTCGGCAACCCCTACTTCGACACCTCGACCAAGGGCGCCAAGGCGGCCGCCGCGGAGTTCAAGGGCACCCTCGACGAGGTGGGCCCGTCGGAGGCGAGCCCGACCTCGCAGGTCAGCTACATCCAGACCGCGGCACAGCAGGGCGCCGGCGCCCTCATCGTCTCGGCGAACGACCCCGAAGCGATCTGCGACGCGCTCAACGAGGCGAAGTCGGCGGGCGTGAAGGTCGTCACCTTCGACTCCGACACGAACAAGGACTGCCGCGACCTGTTCATCAACCAGGCGACCGCCGACGGCATCGCCAAGGTGCAGGTGGACGAGATCGCGACGCAGATCGGGGATGCCGGTGAGATCGCGATCCTGTCGGCCTCGGCCAACGCGACCAATCAGAACGCCTGGATCGAGACGATGAAGACGCTGCTGGCGTCGGACCACCCGAACATCAAGCTCGTCGAGGTCGCGTACGGTGACGACGACGACCAGACGTCGTTCGACAAGACGGCGGCCCTCCTGCAGACGTACCCCGACCTGAAGGGCATCATCTCGCCCACGACGGTCGGCATCGCCGCCGCGGCCCGCTACCTGTCGACCTCGGAGT
This genomic interval carries:
- a CDS encoding ABC transporter permease, which codes for MTAVATPPTAPAAGTSAASRIVKHIATARETGIVIALLLVILFATLRNPAFLFSSDGFRDLLLTPSLLLLVAVGQAIVIITRNVDLSVGSIVGLTAYLTGRLFIDVQGIPVIAVFAAGIVFGGILGVINGALVAFARVPALVITLGTMYIYRGINVAWTGSNRINASDLPADFRGLGTGQILFIPILTIIAVVVLVVAAWYLRNLRSGRELYAIGSDPAAAHLYGLNVTRRVIAAFVVSGALSGLAGVLFAARYGTVSSGAGLGWELQAIGAAVIGGVAISGGVGTVWGAAIGAYLLLTINRALPILGIDDFWQRAVVGVLILGAIVLDRVLAVRQHRRLIAQREQAR
- the rhaS gene encoding rhamnose ABC transporter substrate-binding protein; its protein translation is MFEFTRSRRAGVIAALAVGVTLLAAGCSGTSGGGDSTGGSGGDANLSITMLPKNLGNPYFDTSTKGAKAAAAEFKGTLDEVGPSEASPTSQVSYIQTAAQQGAGALIVSANDPEAICDALNEAKSAGVKVVTFDSDTNKDCRDLFINQATADGIAKVQVDEIATQIGDAGEIAILSASANATNQNAWIETMKTLLASDHPNIKLVEVAYGDDDDQTSFDKTAALLQTYPDLKGIISPTTVGIAAAARYLSTSEYKGKVALTGLGTPNQMREYVNDGTVTSFALWNPEDLGYLAAYAAAALIKGDITGKDGDTFDAGKLGSFTVGKDATVLLGDPYVFTKDNIGDFDF
- a CDS encoding ABC transporter permease; its protein translation is MTAAATTTAVPARTYKAYGRPAWRRFLLTREMAIIALLVLVVVVSLAVVPHFDSPLTVTYLLRDIAPILLIALPMTLIIITEEIDLSVASIVGLSSVMTGLLTHGGWPFPLAALAAIVVGLIAGVFNGFLVTVVGLPSLAVTIGTLALYRGIAVGLLGTTAITDFPQDWTELAKANIPGTPVPAIMIPFVILAIIFAVLLHFTPFGRTLYAIGLNKEAAAFSGIDVGRTKFVLFTLSGTVAGFAGVYFTLLYSNARGDNATGMELQVIAAVLLGGVSIFGGRGALHGVIAGVLLIGVLGSSLRLAGITSDIINVITGVLLILSVVSASLLAWLQKRRSAAIGRKKGQAGVSSPSERATR
- a CDS encoding LacI family DNA-binding transcriptional regulator, whose product is MPASIRDVAQRAGVSVGTVSNVLNRPDEVSAESALRVNRAIEELGYIRNDAARKLRAGVSTTVGFVVLDGQNPFYNDVVRGAEDEASRHNIAILYGNTDEDHSRERMYLDLFEEQQVRGLLIAPYGDVTTRLQRLRARGIAAVLVDRFSGDGKFSSVSVDSVVGGRMAVEHLIEGGRRRIAFIGGPFDIRQVSDRLAGARAAAENADARVDLEVIHTAAMTVADGVEAGARLLQRPRREWPDALFAANDLLALGLLQSLVVDGRMLVPDEIAIIGFDDIAFAGAAAVPLSSIRQPSRMIGRTALRIVLEEAADPDSIPRQTVFPPELVVRRSTSS
- a CDS encoding sugar ABC transporter ATP-binding protein; its protein translation is MTDGTTSPEPALELRRVVKSFGPVVALRSGTLTLRPGSIHALIGENGAGKSTLVKIVAGLYRRDAGEFLLHGEPVDFTSTAQSKAAGIAVIYQEPTLFPDLSVTENIFMGRQPTNRLGRIDRKAMRVETQQIFQRLGVSIDPDRVTEGLSIADQQIIEIAKAISLDATVLIMDEPTAALSGVEVERLFAVARSLRDEGRALLFISHRFDEVFALCDTVTVMRDGAYVGTTPIAETTVDELVRQMVGRDVTELFPKLPSKAGDVVLEVEDLTRTGVFRDISFTLRAGEIVGLAGLVGAGRSEVARAVFGVDAYDSGRVRLHGKPLAKGDPRVATARGLALVPEDRRKQGLVLDEGVTRNITLAIRSKLSKWGLIWGGLENRAAEVWASRLEVKTAALDAEAGTLSGGNQQKVVLGKWLSTEPTVLIVDEPTRGIDVGTKAEVHRLLSQLAQEGLAILMISSELPEVLGMADRVLVMREGRLTGEFTREEATPETVMFAATADEEVAR